In Anoplopoma fimbria isolate UVic2021 breed Golden Eagle Sablefish chromosome 12, Afim_UVic_2022, whole genome shotgun sequence, one DNA window encodes the following:
- the ndnl2 gene encoding necdin-like 2 yields MSQRKRPSNTRSSSQSKRQSGTAVAQEEDDNTTLTQPSTSQVQRGMEKLTPAQVDQKTAEVVQYFLVKDQKKIPVRRADLVKHVVKEYRTIYPEIMKRAARTFDQVFGLKMIEIDAKNHMYILINKLEPVAGPATLKSPTNPKMGLMFVILSVIFMKGGIVRENLIWSTLKKLRVDPGERHEEFGDVKKVVTDEFVRQRYLEYVRIPHTEPVEHEFRWGQRAEVEVSKTKILEFMGQLHEQDPQSWIQQYREAHSVSGSTQAGSSSQR; encoded by the exons ATGTCGCAGAGGAAGAGGCCGTCCAACACGCGGAGCTCCTCTCAGAGCAAG AGGCAATCAGGCACTGCAGTGGCTCAGGAGGAAGATGACAACACAACCCTCACCCAGCCGAGTACGTCACAGGTCCAAAGAGGGATGGAGAAGCTCACACCTGCACAGGTCGACCAGAAG ACAGCTGAGGTGGTGCAGTACTTCTTGGTGAAGGACCAAAAGAAGATTCCTGTACGGCGAGCAG ACCTGGTGAAACATGTGGTGAAGGAGTACAGAACCATTTACCCTGAGATCATGAAGAGAGCAGCACGCACTTTTGACCAG GTATTTGGCCTTAAAATGATTGAAATCGACGCCAAAAATCACATGTACATACTCATCAACAAGTTGGAGCCGGTGGCTGGACCCGCAACGCTCAA aagccCGACCAATCCAAAGATGGGTCTAATGTTCGTGATCCTGAGTGTTATTTTTATGAAAGGAGGCATTGTCAGAGAAA ACCTGATCTGGAGCACTCTCAAGAAGCTCCGCGTTGACCCCGG AGAGAGACACGAGGAGTTCGGTGATGTGAAGAAGGTCGTCACAGACGAGTTTGTGCGTCAAAG gtaccTGGAGTACGTGCGAATCCCCCACACGGAGCCAGTGGAGCATGAGTTTCGATGGGGTCAACGAGCCGAAGTGGAAGTGTCGAAAACCAAAATCCTGGAGTTCATGGGTCAA CTTCACGAGCAGGACCCTCAGAGCTGGATCCAGCAGTACAGAGAGGCCCACTCGGTGTCCGGCTCCACGCAGgccggcagcagcagccagagatga
- the si:dkey-96f10.1 gene encoding 6-phosphofructo-2-kinase/fructose-2,6-bisphosphatase isoform X4 has translation MQFIPKTQIGIIFFLSASVPQFTNSPTMIVMVGLPARGKTYISKKLTRYLNWIGVTTKVFNVGQYRRDATRSYNSFEFFRPDNSEAMKIRKACAVAALKDVCDYFTRALGQVVVFDATNTTLERREVILSFAKENGYKVFFVESICDDPEIIAANIKQVKLSSPDYVDCDKEEAVADFLKRIECYKLTYVPLDDNKDRNLSYIKIFNVGSRYLVNRVQDHIQSRIVYYLMNIHVTPRSIYLCRHGESELNLTGRIGGDSGLSPRGAKFASALGTYLRGQSISDLKVWTSHMKRTIQTAEALGVPYEQWKALNEIDAGVCEDMTYEEIQENFPEEFALRDQDKYRYRYPKGESYEDLVQRLEPVIMELERQENVLVICHQAVMRCLLAYFLDKTAHELPYLKCPLHTVLKLTPVAYGCKVESVFLKVEAVNTHRDKPVNVDVDREPSEALETVPGHI, from the exons ATGCAGTTTattccaaaaacacaaattggaATAATCTTCTTTCTCTCAG cgtCGGTGCCCCAGTTCACCAACTCCCCCACCATGATCGTGATGGTTGGACTCCCGGCGAGAGGGAAAACCTACATCTCCAAGAAGCTCACCAGATACCTGAACTGGATCGGAGTCACAACCAAAG tgtttaacGTCGGTCAGTACAGAAGAGACGCCACGCGGTCCTACAACAGCTTCGAGTTCTTCCGACCCGACAACAGCGAGGCCATGAAGATACGCAA AGCTTGTGCCGTCGCTGCCCTGAAAGACGTGTGTGACTACTTCACCAGAGCGCTGGGGCAGGTGGTG GTTTTTGATGCAACCAACACCACGCTGGAGCGCAGAGAGGTCATCCTCAGCTTCGCCAAGGAAAACGGTTacaag GTTTTCTTTGTGGAGTCGATATGTGACGATCCGGAAATCATCGCCGCGAATATTAAA CAAGTGAAGCTGAGCAGTCCTGACTATGTGGACTGTGACAAAGAGGAGGCCGTGGCCGACTTCCTGAAGAGGATCGAGTGTTACAAGTTGACCTACGTCCCGCTGGATGACAACAAGGACAG GAACTTGTCCTACATCAAGATCTTCAACGTGGGTAGCCGGTACCTGGTGAACCGGGTCCAGGACCACATCCAGAGCAGGATAGTCTACTACCTCATGAACATCCACGTCACCCCGAGGTCCATCTACCTGTGTCGCCACGGCGAGAGCGAGCTCAACCTCACGGGTCGCATCGGGGGGGACTCGGGGCTGTCGCCTCGGGGGGCAAAG tttgccAGTGCTCTGGGGACGTACCTGCGTGGGCAGTCCATCAGCGACCTGAAGGTGTGGACGAGCCACATGAAGAGGACCATCCAGACCGCCGAGGCCCTCGGGGTCCCGTATGAACAGTGGAAGGCCCTCAATGAGATCGACGCT GGGGTTTGTGAGGACATGACGTATGAGGAGATTCAGGAGAATTTCCCAGAGGAGTTTGCACTGCGGGACCAAGACAAGTATCGCTACCGCTACCCGAAAGGAGAG TCTTACGAGGACCTTGTCCAGCGTCTGGAGCCGGTCATCATGGAGCTGGAGAGGCAGGAGAACGTTCTGGTCATCTGTCATCAGGCGGTGATGAGATGTCTGCTCGCCTACTTCCTGGATAAGACTGCTC ATGAGCTGCCCTACCTGAAGTGTCCCCTCCACACCGTCCTCAAACTCACCCCGGTGGCCTACG GGTGTAAAGTGGAGTCTGTCTTCCTCAAGGTTGAAgctgtcaacacacacagagacaaaccaGTG AACGTGGACGTGGACAGAGAGCCGTCGGAGGCTTTAGAGACGGTCCCAGGCCACATCTAG
- the si:dkey-96f10.1 gene encoding 6-phosphofructo-2-kinase/fructose-2,6-bisphosphatase isoform X3, translated as MNGATRRRELRFQRPHASVPQFTNSPTMIVMVGLPARGKTYISKKLTRYLNWIGVTTKVFNVGQYRRDATRSYNSFEFFRPDNSEAMKIRKACAVAALKDVCDYFTRALGQVVVFDATNTTLERREVILSFAKENGYKVFFVESICDDPEIIAANIKQVKLSSPDYVDCDKEEAVADFLKRIECYKLTYVPLDDNKDRNLSYIKIFNVGSRYLVNRVQDHIQSRIVYYLMNIHVTPRSIYLCRHGESELNLTGRIGGDSGLSPRGAKFASALGTYLRGQSISDLKVWTSHMKRTIQTAEALGVPYEQWKALNEIDAGVCEDMTYEEIQENFPEEFALRDQDKYRYRYPKGESYEDLVQRLEPVIMELERQENVLVICHQAVMRCLLAYFLDKTAHELPYLKCPLHTVLKLTPVAYGCKVESVFLKVEAVNTHRDKPVNVDVDREPSEALETVPGHI; from the exons ATGAACGGAGCGACCAGGAGGAGAGAGCTCCGGTTCCAGCGGCCGCACG cgtCGGTGCCCCAGTTCACCAACTCCCCCACCATGATCGTGATGGTTGGACTCCCGGCGAGAGGGAAAACCTACATCTCCAAGAAGCTCACCAGATACCTGAACTGGATCGGAGTCACAACCAAAG tgtttaacGTCGGTCAGTACAGAAGAGACGCCACGCGGTCCTACAACAGCTTCGAGTTCTTCCGACCCGACAACAGCGAGGCCATGAAGATACGCAA AGCTTGTGCCGTCGCTGCCCTGAAAGACGTGTGTGACTACTTCACCAGAGCGCTGGGGCAGGTGGTG GTTTTTGATGCAACCAACACCACGCTGGAGCGCAGAGAGGTCATCCTCAGCTTCGCCAAGGAAAACGGTTacaag GTTTTCTTTGTGGAGTCGATATGTGACGATCCGGAAATCATCGCCGCGAATATTAAA CAAGTGAAGCTGAGCAGTCCTGACTATGTGGACTGTGACAAAGAGGAGGCCGTGGCCGACTTCCTGAAGAGGATCGAGTGTTACAAGTTGACCTACGTCCCGCTGGATGACAACAAGGACAG GAACTTGTCCTACATCAAGATCTTCAACGTGGGTAGCCGGTACCTGGTGAACCGGGTCCAGGACCACATCCAGAGCAGGATAGTCTACTACCTCATGAACATCCACGTCACCCCGAGGTCCATCTACCTGTGTCGCCACGGCGAGAGCGAGCTCAACCTCACGGGTCGCATCGGGGGGGACTCGGGGCTGTCGCCTCGGGGGGCAAAG tttgccAGTGCTCTGGGGACGTACCTGCGTGGGCAGTCCATCAGCGACCTGAAGGTGTGGACGAGCCACATGAAGAGGACCATCCAGACCGCCGAGGCCCTCGGGGTCCCGTATGAACAGTGGAAGGCCCTCAATGAGATCGACGCT GGGGTTTGTGAGGACATGACGTATGAGGAGATTCAGGAGAATTTCCCAGAGGAGTTTGCACTGCGGGACCAAGACAAGTATCGCTACCGCTACCCGAAAGGAGAG TCTTACGAGGACCTTGTCCAGCGTCTGGAGCCGGTCATCATGGAGCTGGAGAGGCAGGAGAACGTTCTGGTCATCTGTCATCAGGCGGTGATGAGATGTCTGCTCGCCTACTTCCTGGATAAGACTGCTC ATGAGCTGCCCTACCTGAAGTGTCCCCTCCACACCGTCCTCAAACTCACCCCGGTGGCCTACG GGTGTAAAGTGGAGTCTGTCTTCCTCAAGGTTGAAgctgtcaacacacacagagacaaaccaGTG AACGTGGACGTGGACAGAGAGCCGTCGGAGGCTTTAGAGACGGTCCCAGGCCACATCTAG
- the si:dkey-96f10.1 gene encoding 6-phosphofructo-2-kinase/fructose-2,6-bisphosphatase isoform X2 has product MESSKSEPPGRRVRCQSTASVPQFTNSPTMIVMVGLPARGKTYISKKLTRYLNWIGVTTKVFNVGQYRRDATRSYNSFEFFRPDNSEAMKIRKACAVAALKDVCDYFTRALGQVVVFDATNTTLERREVILSFAKENGYKVFFVESICDDPEIIAANIKQVKLSSPDYVDCDKEEAVADFLKRIECYKLTYVPLDDNKDRNLSYIKIFNVGSRYLVNRVQDHIQSRIVYYLMNIHVTPRSIYLCRHGESELNLTGRIGGDSGLSPRGAKFASALGTYLRGQSISDLKVWTSHMKRTIQTAEALGVPYEQWKALNEIDAGVCEDMTYEEIQENFPEEFALRDQDKYRYRYPKGESYEDLVQRLEPVIMELERQENVLVICHQAVMRCLLAYFLDKTAHELPYLKCPLHTVLKLTPVAYGCKVESVFLKVEAVNTHRDKPVNVDVDREPSEALETVPGHI; this is encoded by the exons ATGGAGTCCAGCAAGAGCGAACCACCGGGGAGGCGCGTGCGGTGCCAGAGCACAG cgtCGGTGCCCCAGTTCACCAACTCCCCCACCATGATCGTGATGGTTGGACTCCCGGCGAGAGGGAAAACCTACATCTCCAAGAAGCTCACCAGATACCTGAACTGGATCGGAGTCACAACCAAAG tgtttaacGTCGGTCAGTACAGAAGAGACGCCACGCGGTCCTACAACAGCTTCGAGTTCTTCCGACCCGACAACAGCGAGGCCATGAAGATACGCAA AGCTTGTGCCGTCGCTGCCCTGAAAGACGTGTGTGACTACTTCACCAGAGCGCTGGGGCAGGTGGTG GTTTTTGATGCAACCAACACCACGCTGGAGCGCAGAGAGGTCATCCTCAGCTTCGCCAAGGAAAACGGTTacaag GTTTTCTTTGTGGAGTCGATATGTGACGATCCGGAAATCATCGCCGCGAATATTAAA CAAGTGAAGCTGAGCAGTCCTGACTATGTGGACTGTGACAAAGAGGAGGCCGTGGCCGACTTCCTGAAGAGGATCGAGTGTTACAAGTTGACCTACGTCCCGCTGGATGACAACAAGGACAG GAACTTGTCCTACATCAAGATCTTCAACGTGGGTAGCCGGTACCTGGTGAACCGGGTCCAGGACCACATCCAGAGCAGGATAGTCTACTACCTCATGAACATCCACGTCACCCCGAGGTCCATCTACCTGTGTCGCCACGGCGAGAGCGAGCTCAACCTCACGGGTCGCATCGGGGGGGACTCGGGGCTGTCGCCTCGGGGGGCAAAG tttgccAGTGCTCTGGGGACGTACCTGCGTGGGCAGTCCATCAGCGACCTGAAGGTGTGGACGAGCCACATGAAGAGGACCATCCAGACCGCCGAGGCCCTCGGGGTCCCGTATGAACAGTGGAAGGCCCTCAATGAGATCGACGCT GGGGTTTGTGAGGACATGACGTATGAGGAGATTCAGGAGAATTTCCCAGAGGAGTTTGCACTGCGGGACCAAGACAAGTATCGCTACCGCTACCCGAAAGGAGAG TCTTACGAGGACCTTGTCCAGCGTCTGGAGCCGGTCATCATGGAGCTGGAGAGGCAGGAGAACGTTCTGGTCATCTGTCATCAGGCGGTGATGAGATGTCTGCTCGCCTACTTCCTGGATAAGACTGCTC ATGAGCTGCCCTACCTGAAGTGTCCCCTCCACACCGTCCTCAAACTCACCCCGGTGGCCTACG GGTGTAAAGTGGAGTCTGTCTTCCTCAAGGTTGAAgctgtcaacacacacagagacaaaccaGTG AACGTGGACGTGGACAGAGAGCCGTCGGAGGCTTTAGAGACGGTCCCAGGCCACATCTAG
- the si:dkey-96f10.1 gene encoding 6-phosphofructo-2-kinase/fructose-2,6-bisphosphatase isoform X1, whose translation MSCHTLTHTVQRFSAPPPHTHTHTHTHTLQRFFSHTHTHTLGMSQRTLTQNPLEKTWGPWMKSRLSQRRGSSVPQFTNSPTMIVMVGLPARGKTYISKKLTRYLNWIGVTTKVFNVGQYRRDATRSYNSFEFFRPDNSEAMKIRKACAVAALKDVCDYFTRALGQVVVFDATNTTLERREVILSFAKENGYKVFFVESICDDPEIIAANIKQVKLSSPDYVDCDKEEAVADFLKRIECYKLTYVPLDDNKDRNLSYIKIFNVGSRYLVNRVQDHIQSRIVYYLMNIHVTPRSIYLCRHGESELNLTGRIGGDSGLSPRGAKFASALGTYLRGQSISDLKVWTSHMKRTIQTAEALGVPYEQWKALNEIDAGVCEDMTYEEIQENFPEEFALRDQDKYRYRYPKGESYEDLVQRLEPVIMELERQENVLVICHQAVMRCLLAYFLDKTAHELPYLKCPLHTVLKLTPVAYGCKVESVFLKVEAVNTHRDKPVNVDVDREPSEALETVPGHI comes from the exons ATGTcctgtcacacactcacacatacagtacagaggTTTTCtgcaccccccccacacacacacacacacacacacacacacacactacagaggtttttttcacacacacacacacacacacttggcatGTCACAAAGAACACTCACTCAGAATCCTCTGGAGAAGACATGGGGTCCGTGGATGAAAAGCAGGCTGAGCCAACGCAGAGGCT cgtCGGTGCCCCAGTTCACCAACTCCCCCACCATGATCGTGATGGTTGGACTCCCGGCGAGAGGGAAAACCTACATCTCCAAGAAGCTCACCAGATACCTGAACTGGATCGGAGTCACAACCAAAG tgtttaacGTCGGTCAGTACAGAAGAGACGCCACGCGGTCCTACAACAGCTTCGAGTTCTTCCGACCCGACAACAGCGAGGCCATGAAGATACGCAA AGCTTGTGCCGTCGCTGCCCTGAAAGACGTGTGTGACTACTTCACCAGAGCGCTGGGGCAGGTGGTG GTTTTTGATGCAACCAACACCACGCTGGAGCGCAGAGAGGTCATCCTCAGCTTCGCCAAGGAAAACGGTTacaag GTTTTCTTTGTGGAGTCGATATGTGACGATCCGGAAATCATCGCCGCGAATATTAAA CAAGTGAAGCTGAGCAGTCCTGACTATGTGGACTGTGACAAAGAGGAGGCCGTGGCCGACTTCCTGAAGAGGATCGAGTGTTACAAGTTGACCTACGTCCCGCTGGATGACAACAAGGACAG GAACTTGTCCTACATCAAGATCTTCAACGTGGGTAGCCGGTACCTGGTGAACCGGGTCCAGGACCACATCCAGAGCAGGATAGTCTACTACCTCATGAACATCCACGTCACCCCGAGGTCCATCTACCTGTGTCGCCACGGCGAGAGCGAGCTCAACCTCACGGGTCGCATCGGGGGGGACTCGGGGCTGTCGCCTCGGGGGGCAAAG tttgccAGTGCTCTGGGGACGTACCTGCGTGGGCAGTCCATCAGCGACCTGAAGGTGTGGACGAGCCACATGAAGAGGACCATCCAGACCGCCGAGGCCCTCGGGGTCCCGTATGAACAGTGGAAGGCCCTCAATGAGATCGACGCT GGGGTTTGTGAGGACATGACGTATGAGGAGATTCAGGAGAATTTCCCAGAGGAGTTTGCACTGCGGGACCAAGACAAGTATCGCTACCGCTACCCGAAAGGAGAG TCTTACGAGGACCTTGTCCAGCGTCTGGAGCCGGTCATCATGGAGCTGGAGAGGCAGGAGAACGTTCTGGTCATCTGTCATCAGGCGGTGATGAGATGTCTGCTCGCCTACTTCCTGGATAAGACTGCTC ATGAGCTGCCCTACCTGAAGTGTCCCCTCCACACCGTCCTCAAACTCACCCCGGTGGCCTACG GGTGTAAAGTGGAGTCTGTCTTCCTCAAGGTTGAAgctgtcaacacacacagagacaaaccaGTG AACGTGGACGTGGACAGAGAGCCGTCGGAGGCTTTAGAGACGGTCCCAGGCCACATCTAG